Proteins encoded by one window of Hydrogenimonas thermophila:
- a CDS encoding methyl-accepting chemotaxis protein: MTQKLSIKMRLQLIVLAAVMLTSIILIIVSSLSIKSMSEKNIQVYKQDTYNAKKDELRNYTSIAFSILESYYERTSKDKIKEEVKSYITQQSDFLFSIINKQYELYKDKLSKDELKNLILNTIASTRYGKSGYFWINDFNYKMIMHPIKKSLTGKYFKNTPNVPFVELGVNKLKKTGKDVAYIEYTFYYPKSKRNVFKSSIVRVFKPFNWIIGTGAYVDDITEKMQKEALKAIEKIRYGKNGYFWINDLNYNMVLHPIKKDLIGKNFKNSKKVPFVALAVDAIKKSSSGSEIIQYTFYNPSTGKTSKKISNVKLFKPWGWIIGTGAYVDDIESQIMQMEKESEEHINNNLLKIVIVSILVSIVLVLIVTFIVNQGVTKPIRKLQNSMLKISNDKDLSLKADTDAPVEISNIASSFNALIDSLREIVSEAKSSSVENSSISHELSTTSLQVGKNVEKSVGIVNETTDKANNVIKEIQGSIEDAKVSNKEVEKASLMLKEARDEIVQLSQNVQSNASLELELADKINSLSNDTEQIKVVLEVISDIADQTNLLALNAAIEAARAGEYGRGFAVVADEVRQLAERTQKSLTEINATVSVIIQAINSASEQMTENSKEMESLVSLSSKVEEKINLTTSIVNSATEISHKTVNNFEYAGKSINEIVDVINEINTISSQNARSVEEIASAAKHLNSLTERLTSKLEQIKT; encoded by the coding sequence ATGACACAAAAATTATCTATAAAAATGAGGTTGCAGTTGATAGTTCTTGCTGCAGTAATGCTAACATCTATTATTTTAATCATTGTTAGTTCATTATCTATTAAGAGTATGTCTGAAAAGAATATTCAAGTATATAAACAAGATACATATAATGCAAAAAAAGATGAATTACGTAATTATACTAGTATAGCTTTTAGTATTTTGGAGTCCTATTATGAGAGGACAAGCAAAGATAAAATAAAAGAAGAGGTCAAATCTTATATAACACAGCAATCAGATTTCTTATTTAGTATTATTAACAAGCAGTATGAATTATATAAAGATAAATTAAGCAAAGATGAATTAAAAAACCTTATTTTAAATACAATAGCATCGACAAGATATGGTAAAAGTGGATACTTTTGGATAAATGATTTCAATTACAAAATGATTATGCATCCAATAAAGAAGAGTTTAACAGGAAAGTATTTTAAAAATACCCCAAATGTACCATTTGTAGAATTAGGAGTAAATAAACTTAAAAAAACTGGTAAAGATGTAGCTTATATTGAGTATACATTTTACTATCCAAAATCAAAGAGAAATGTTTTTAAATCTTCTATCGTTAGAGTTTTTAAACCTTTTAATTGGATTATAGGTACGGGAGCATATGTAGATGATATAACAGAAAAAATGCAAAAAGAGGCATTAAAAGCAATTGAGAAAATCAGATATGGAAAAAATGGTTACTTTTGGATAAATGATTTGAACTACAATATGGTTTTGCACCCTATAAAGAAAGATTTAATAGGTAAAAACTTTAAAAATAGTAAGAAAGTACCGTTTGTAGCACTGGCTGTAGATGCCATTAAAAAATCTTCTTCTGGAAGTGAAATAATACAATATACATTCTATAATCCGTCAACTGGGAAAACTTCCAAGAAAATATCAAATGTTAAACTATTTAAACCTTGGGGCTGGATAATAGGTACAGGTGCTTATGTTGATGATATTGAATCGCAAATTATGCAAATGGAAAAAGAGAGTGAAGAGCATATAAACAATAATTTATTAAAGATTGTTATTGTTTCTATTTTAGTATCTATTGTACTTGTTCTAATAGTTACATTTATAGTTAACCAAGGTGTTACTAAGCCAATTAGAAAACTTCAAAACTCAATGTTAAAGATATCTAATGATAAAGACTTATCATTAAAAGCAGATACAGATGCACCAGTTGAAATATCTAATATCGCTTCTAGTTTTAATGCACTTATAGATTCATTAAGAGAGATTGTAAGTGAAGCTAAGAGTAGTTCTGTAGAAAACTCTTCTATATCTCATGAATTATCAACTACCTCTCTTCAAGTTGGTAAAAATGTTGAAAAGTCTGTTGGTATTGTTAATGAGACTACAGATAAAGCCAATAATGTAATTAAAGAGATTCAAGGATCTATAGAGGATGCAAAGGTTAGCAATAAAGAGGTTGAAAAAGCAAGTTTAATGTTAAAAGAGGCGAGAGATGAGATAGTGCAACTCTCACAAAATGTTCAAAGCAATGCAAGTTTAGAGTTAGAGTTGGCTGATAAAATAAATTCGCTTTCTAATGATACTGAACAAATTAAAGTTGTTTTAGAAGTAATATCTGATATTGCTGATCAAACAAATCTTTTAGCATTGAATGCAGCTATAGAAGCAGCAAGAGCAGGAGAGTATGGTAGAGGTTTTGCAGTGGTTGCGGATGAGGTAAGACAACTTGCAGAAAGGACACAAAAAAGTTTAACAGAGATTAATGCTACAGTCAGTGTAATTATTCAAGCAATAAATTCAGCAAGTGAGCAAATGACAGAAAATTCAAAAGAGATGGAAAGTTTAGTTTCACTCTCTTCAAAAGTTGAGGAAAAAATAAATTTAACAACAAGTATTGTAAATAGTGCAACAGAAATTAGTCATAAAACGGTAAATAATTTTGAGTATGCAGGTAAAAGTATTAATGAAATAGTTGATGTAATTAATGAGATAAATACAATTTCATCACAAAATGCAAGAAGTGTAGAGGAGATTGCAAGTGCAGCTAAACATTTAAACTCTTTAACAGAAAGATTGACAAGTAAGCTTGAGCAAATTAAAACTTAA
- the galU gene encoding UTP--glucose-1-phosphate uridylyltransferase GalU → MIKKCLFPAAGYGTRFLPATKAMPKEMLPILNKPLIQYGVEEAYDAGCDVMAIITGRGKRAITDHFDISYELEHQIKGTSKEAMLNDIRKLIDECTFTYTRQNEMKGLGDAILKGRVLVGESDPFAVVLADDLCINPDGEGVLRQMINIHNKFRCSIVAIMEVPDEEVHKYGIISGREIEDGVYMVEDMVEKPDNDKAPSNLAIIGRYILTADIFEIIENTKPGKNGEVQITDALLTQAKRGMVLAYKFKGKRFDCGSVEGFVEATNYFYNNILKKCK, encoded by the coding sequence ATGATAAAAAAATGTCTATTCCCGGCTGCAGGATATGGAACACGCTTTTTACCAGCAACCAAGGCAATGCCTAAAGAGATGCTTCCAATTTTAAATAAACCGCTTATTCAGTATGGTGTAGAAGAAGCATACGATGCTGGTTGTGATGTTATGGCAATAATTACAGGTCGAGGAAAACGTGCAATTACAGATCATTTTGATATCAGTTATGAGTTGGAGCATCAGATAAAAGGAACCTCTAAAGAGGCAATGCTTAACGATATTCGTAAACTTATAGATGAGTGTACATTTACATATACACGTCAAAATGAGATGAAGGGATTGGGTGATGCCATCCTTAAAGGTCGTGTATTGGTAGGAGAGAGTGATCCTTTTGCTGTTGTTCTTGCTGATGACCTTTGTATAAATCCTGATGGAGAGGGCGTTCTTCGCCAAATGATCAATATTCATAATAAATTTAGATGCAGTATTGTAGCTATTATGGAAGTACCTGATGAAGAGGTGCATAAGTACGGCATTATCTCTGGTCGTGAAATAGAAGATGGTGTATATATGGTTGAAGATATGGTTGAAAAACCTGATAACGATAAAGCTCCTTCAAATTTGGCAATTATTGGTCGTTATATCTTGACTGCTGATATATTTGAGATTATTGAAAATACCAAGCCAGGAAAAAATGGTGAAGTACAAATAACTGATGCACTTTTAACCCAGGCAAAAAGAGGTATGGTTTTAGCATACAAATTTAAAGGTAAACGCTTTGATTGCGGAAGTGTTGAGGGATTTGTAGAGGCTACAAACTATTTTTACAATAATATTCTTAAAAAGTGTAAATAA
- a CDS encoding sulfate/molybdate ABC transporter ATP-binding protein: protein MIEVSIKKELLSVDGKLELSIDMNFEDGEFVALFGESGAGKTTILRMIAGLEVPDSGRIVVKNQVWFDSQKNINLHPSKRKIGFVFQDYALFPNMTVKENLTFALQKGDDAEIIDELIETVGLKELINRYPSQLSGGQQQRVAMTRALVRRPNILLLDEPLSALDHTMRHKLQDELAKIHKQFNLTTILVSHDPSEIFRLCNRVYQLESGVVKKEGSPSEIFVKEKISGSFKFVGEVLAIESCKPVYLLTVAVGTQIVKIMATESEREELHIGSRIQIVSKAFHPMIFKIDST from the coding sequence ATGATAGAAGTTTCTATAAAAAAAGAGCTACTCTCCGTAGATGGTAAACTAGAACTCTCCATTGATATGAATTTTGAAGATGGTGAATTTGTTGCACTTTTTGGAGAGTCAGGTGCAGGAAAAACTACAATCCTTAGAATGATTGCAGGACTTGAAGTTCCAGATTCAGGTCGTATTGTAGTAAAAAACCAAGTTTGGTTTGACAGCCAAAAAAATATTAATCTTCACCCCTCAAAACGTAAAATAGGCTTTGTGTTTCAAGACTATGCACTTTTTCCCAATATGACTGTAAAAGAGAATCTCACATTTGCTTTGCAAAAAGGCGATGATGCTGAAATTATAGATGAGCTTATAGAGACAGTTGGCTTAAAAGAGCTTATAAACCGATACCCTTCTCAATTATCTGGAGGTCAGCAACAAAGAGTTGCAATGACAAGAGCACTGGTTCGCCGACCAAATATTCTGCTACTAGATGAGCCTCTTTCTGCACTTGATCATACTATGCGTCATAAACTTCAAGATGAACTAGCCAAAATCCATAAGCAGTTTAACCTTACAACAATACTTGTAAGCCACGATCCAAGTGAAATATTTCGCCTTTGCAATAGGGTTTACCAGTTAGAAAGTGGAGTAGTAAAAAAAGAGGGTTCACCTTCTGAAATTTTTGTAAAAGAGAAGATAAGCGGCAGTTTTAAATTTGTAGGAGAAGTTCTTGCAATTGAAAGTTGTAAGCCTGTATACCTACTCACTGTTGCAGTAGGTACACAGATAGTAAAGATTATGGCAACTGAGAGTGAACGAGAAGAATTGCATATAGGCAGTCGTATCCAAATCGTTTCAAAAGCATTTCACCCTATGATTTTTAAAATTGACTCTACTTGA